Below is a genomic region from Lonsdalea populi.
GTAGATAGAAGTCGAAGCGGTGGCTCTTTGTTTCCAGCATGGACTGGGCGGGAACGCCCGCGAGCGGCGGCGCGTAGTCCGGGCGTTTGACCACCACGCGCTTTTTCGCCAGTGAGCGTGCCGGGGCCAGCAACGCGTCGGCATCGTCGTCGGCGCCGACCAGCGTCTGGAATACCCGCATCTCCTTTTTTACCAGCGCGCTTTTCTGCCGGTGAGGAAACATCGGATCGAGATAGACAACGTCGGGCGGCGGCTCGATGTCTTTCAGCCTCTCGACGCTGGAAGCATGCAGCAGCGTCAGACGCGCCCGCAACCAGCCGCCGATCTCTGCATCCTGATAACCGCGCTGAAGGCCGTCGTCCAGCAGCGCCGCAACCACCGGATGACGCTCTACCATACGGACCCGACAGCCGAGCGACGCCAGCACGAACGCGTCGCGCCCCAGTCCTGCGGTAGCGTCCACCACGTCGGGCAGATAGCCCTTCTTGATGCCGACCGCCCGGGCGACCGCTTCGCCGCGTCCGCCGCCGAAACGGCGCCGGTGCGCCAGCGCGCCGCCGACGAAATCCACGCAGACGGCGCCCAGCTTCGGCTCGTCCCGCTTGCGCAGTTCCAGCCGCTCGGGCGTCAGCACCAGCGCGAGAGACTGGCCGTCGTCCGCCGTCAGCCCCCAGCGCGCGGCCAGAGCGTCGAGGGCGCCTTTATCGGCG
It encodes:
- the rsmJ gene encoding 16S rRNA (guanine(1516)-N(2))-methyltransferase RsmJ, with the translated sequence MKIGLMTEEGADKGALDALAARWGLTADDGQSLALVLTPERLELRKRDEPKLGAVCVDFVGGALAHRRRFGGGRGEAVARAVGIKKGYLPDVVDATAGLGRDAFVLASLGCRVRMVERHPVVAALLDDGLQRGYQDAEIGGWLRARLTLLHASSVERLKDIEPPPDVVYLDPMFPHRQKSALVKKEMRVFQTLVGADDDADALLAPARSLAKKRVVVKRPDYAPPLAGVPAQSMLETKSHRFDFYLPLT